Proteins from one Bacteroidia bacterium genomic window:
- a CDS encoding PAS domain S-box protein: MTSNSGNFKGKILIVDDVFHNLKLLGEILRSENYEINSALNGAEAIASVNAEIPDLILLDILLPDISGYEVCSILKADIKFNEVPIIFISALDAPTDKVKGLKLGGVDYITKPFNRDELLSRVNTHIELKHARERLKENNTILSIANQALNKEIEIRKRAEIELQTSFAELKKSKIATLNLLEDLEKEVENHKNTERILKLSEEKYRLVSDNSADVIFTLDNELKYSFISPSIKNLRGFEVDELIGKSVLNTLTIEGINVIRNAVEEEMKLEMSGIAPLIRTRTFELELICKDGSYIWTETKASILRDDNKKMIGFLGITRDIRERKYSQELIRKSNETYKLISDKITDVVWLMDLNGKSLYVSPSVEKFTGFTVEEYLKQSITDRFTKESAIYGMNTMQREIQLYHNNSDKLVNYANRLELEYLCKDGSTKWGELVITPFFDENNVLIGIHGVTRNIDERKGVETKLKESEERLRGYIENAPDGVLLINSDGIFTEVNSAGCKMFGYSKEEFKQLHLLDLSFEKDKEIRIHAFETLNKYGKYTNEFIYKRKDGSAFYGLLSAVKISNDTILGFVKDISDRKVQELQLVKLSKVAEQNPASIVITNKKGDIEYVNPKFTKITGYTYTEAIGKNPRILKSGHTSENDYKLLWATINAGKDWKGEFLNIKKDGSKYWESAFISPIIQSDGSISNFIAIKEDITKQKEIENELNIYQEKLEHLVVKRTSELKNTISVLNSTIESTSEGIVVVNSNNVITKYNKRFVEFWNLKEDNLNSLDWKVIIEYIINQSINPEKGRERIKIIDQAKELSDVYQFELKDGRIIERTTVPQLIEGSIVGRVWNYKDITERATFVKELQKAKEFAENANSAKGIFLANMSHEIRSPLNAVIGFSSLLHNQLERTDLKEYVDSIKTSGQTLLNLINDILDLSKIEAGKMRIHNEPVNIKSLINETEQIFTLKTNEKQINVINDFPKDFPDSLEFDELRLRQILINLIGNAVKFTDSGFIKIKLSHKFKNASIVDISISIQDSGIGIPAEHLDKIFDNFQQQEDQDTRKYGGTGLGLAITKRLIELMNGKISLTSSINNGSNFTIVFKEVKISKQAAPEITSKIININQIKFKPAKVLVIDNDPMILLMFKSFFKSSNIKIITAKSGQNANEVITKENIDLIILDILMPDMDGFETLELLRKNPMLNNIPVVSMTASSTYQKFSDDKRIQLFNGQLNKPFMLEDIYIQLIKFLPFKTIDNNELVFEKNIFSLVSKNDVNFLPEIISILEESVSPLWEELQIRLSMSKADELAKIIMKIGNKYKSQAIIAFSNEISYCVVNFDIEKLKLTLSKYPDLLKQFNTLLKK, from the coding sequence ATGACTTCAAATTCTGGTAATTTTAAAGGAAAAATATTGATTGTTGATGATGTATTTCATAATTTGAAGTTATTAGGTGAAATTCTTCGTAGTGAAAATTATGAAATAAATTCTGCATTAAATGGTGCAGAGGCTATAGCATCTGTAAATGCTGAGATACCTGATTTAATACTATTAGACATATTGTTGCCAGATATTAGTGGTTATGAAGTTTGCTCTATATTAAAAGCAGATATAAAATTTAATGAGGTACCTATCATATTTATAAGTGCGCTCGATGCCCCTACAGATAAAGTAAAAGGGTTAAAATTGGGAGGTGTAGATTACATTACAAAACCCTTTAACCGTGATGAATTACTATCCAGAGTAAATACACATATAGAATTAAAACATGCAAGAGAAAGGCTTAAAGAAAATAATACAATTTTAAGTATTGCCAATCAGGCTCTTAATAAAGAGATCGAAATTAGAAAAAGGGCTGAAATAGAATTACAAACATCATTTGCAGAGCTTAAAAAAAGTAAAATAGCAACTCTTAACTTATTAGAAGATTTAGAGAAAGAAGTTGAAAACCATAAAAATACCGAAAGAATACTTAAATTAAGTGAAGAAAAATATCGTTTAGTTTCTGATAATTCAGCTGATGTGATTTTTACTTTAGATAACGAACTGAAATATAGTTTTATCAGTCCTTCAATTAAAAATCTGAGAGGATTTGAGGTGGATGAATTAATCGGTAAATCTGTTTTAAATACCTTAACAATTGAAGGGATAAATGTTATAAGAAATGCAGTTGAAGAGGAGATGAAACTTGAAATGTCTGGTATCGCTCCATTAATTAGAACCAGAACATTTGAACTCGAATTAATATGTAAAGATGGTAGTTATATCTGGACAGAAACAAAAGCCTCAATTTTAAGGGATGATAACAAAAAAATGATCGGTTTTTTAGGTATTACAAGAGATATTAGAGAACGTAAATATTCGCAGGAATTAATAAGAAAAAGTAATGAGACTTATAAGCTCATTTCTGATAAAATTACAGATGTTGTTTGGTTAATGGATTTAAACGGAAAAAGCCTCTATGTTTCACCATCTGTAGAAAAGTTTACAGGCTTTACAGTGGAAGAATACCTTAAACAAAGCATTACAGATAGATTTACAAAAGAATCTGCCATTTATGGTATGAATACAATGCAACGTGAAATTCAGCTTTACCATAATAATTCTGATAAACTAGTTAATTATGCTAATCGTCTTGAACTTGAATATTTATGTAAAGATGGTTCTACTAAATGGGGTGAATTAGTTATTACACCATTTTTTGACGAAAATAATGTACTTATTGGCATACATGGAGTTACGAGAAATATTGATGAAAGAAAAGGAGTAGAAACAAAATTAAAAGAAAGCGAGGAGCGATTAAGAGGCTATATTGAGAATGCTCCTGATGGTGTTTTACTTATTAATTCTGATGGAATATTTACTGAAGTAAATTCTGCAGGATGTAAAATGTTTGGTTATTCTAAAGAAGAATTCAAACAATTGCATTTATTGGATTTAAGTTTTGAAAAGGATAAAGAAATTAGGATTCATGCTTTTGAAACTCTTAATAAATATGGTAAGTATACAAATGAATTTATATATAAACGCAAAGATGGTTCTGCGTTCTACGGTTTGTTAAGTGCAGTTAAAATTTCAAATGATACTATATTAGGATTTGTTAAAGATATTTCTGACCGAAAAGTTCAGGAATTGCAGCTGGTTAAGCTGTCAAAAGTTGCAGAGCAAAACCCTGCTTCAATAGTAATTACAAATAAAAAAGGTGATATTGAATATGTTAATCCTAAGTTTACTAAAATTACAGGATATACATATACAGAAGCTATAGGTAAAAATCCAAGAATTCTAAAGTCAGGGCATACATCAGAAAATGATTATAAACTTTTATGGGCTACAATTAATGCTGGTAAGGATTGGAAGGGTGAGTTTTTAAATATAAAGAAGGATGGGTCAAAATACTGGGAATCTGCTTTTATCTCACCAATTATACAATCAGATGGAAGTATATCCAATTTTATTGCTATTAAAGAGGATATAACAAAACAAAAAGAAATTGAGAATGAGTTGAATATTTACCAGGAAAAACTTGAGCATCTTGTTGTAAAAAGGACTTCTGAACTTAAAAATACAATTTCAGTTCTTAACTCAACAATAGAATCAACAAGTGAAGGCATAGTAGTGGTAAATTCAAATAATGTTATAACAAAGTATAATAAAAGATTTGTTGAATTCTGGAATCTAAAAGAAGACAATTTAAATTCATTAGATTGGAAAGTCATTATCGAATATATTATAAACCAATCTATTAATCCTGAAAAGGGTAGGGAAAGAATTAAAATAATTGATCAAGCTAAAGAACTCTCAGATGTATATCAATTTGAGCTTAAAGACGGTCGCATTATTGAAAGAACTACAGTTCCACAGTTAATAGAAGGTAGTATAGTTGGTAGGGTGTGGAATTATAAAGATATTACTGAAAGAGCAACTTTTGTTAAAGAATTGCAAAAAGCCAAAGAATTTGCCGAGAATGCAAATAGTGCAAAAGGAATCTTTTTAGCAAATATGAGTCACGAGATCAGATCTCCATTGAACGCTGTTATAGGATTTTCAAGTTTATTGCATAATCAGTTGGAAAGAACCGATTTAAAGGAATATGTTGATTCAATAAAAACATCGGGTCAGACTTTACTTAATCTTATTAATGATATACTTGACCTTTCTAAAATTGAAGCAGGTAAAATGCGTATTCATAACGAACCTGTTAACATTAAATCATTAATTAATGAAACTGAACAGATTTTTACACTAAAAACAAATGAAAAGCAAATTAATGTAATAAATGATTTTCCAAAAGATTTTCCCGATTCATTGGAATTTGATGAATTAAGATTACGTCAGATACTTATTAACCTGATAGGAAACGCCGTTAAATTTACCGATTCCGGTTTTATTAAAATAAAATTAAGTCATAAATTTAAAAATGCAAGTATTGTAGATATTAGCATATCTATTCAGGATTCTGGTATTGGGATTCCTGCTGAACATTTGGATAAAATATTTGATAATTTTCAACAACAGGAAGATCAGGATACCAGAAAATATGGTGGAACTGGTTTAGGACTTGCAATTACAAAACGACTTATTGAATTGATGAATGGAAAAATAAGTTTAACCAGTTCAATAAATAATGGAAGTAATTTTACAATTGTTTTTAAAGAAGTAAAAATTTCAAAACAAGCTGCACCCGAAATAACCTCTAAAATAATTAACATTAATCAGATTAAATTTAAACCTGCAAAAGTTTTGGTTATAGATAATGATCCTATGATTTTGTTGATGTTTAAGAGCTTTTTTAAATCTTCCAACATTAAAATAATTACAGCTAAAAGTGGACAAAATGCAAATGAAGTTATTACTAAAGAAAATATTGACTTAATAATTTTAGATATTCTTATGCCCGATATGGATGGTTTTGAAACATTAGAATTATTAAGAAAAAACCCAATGTTAAATAATATTCCTGTAGTTTCAATGACAGCATCATCAACATATCAAAAATTCTCTGATGATAAAAGAATACAATTATTTAACGGACAGTTAAATAAGCCATTTATGCTGGAAGATATATATATCCAACTGATTAAATTCCTGCCTTTTAAAACTATAGATAATAATGAACTCGTATTTGAAAAAAATATTTTTTCATTAGTTAGTAAAAATGATGTTAATTTTTTACCGGAAATAATTTCGATTTTAGAAGAATCAGTTTCGCCATTATGGGAGGAATTACAAATCAGATTGTCCATGTCTAAGGCTGATGAACTGGCAAAAATAATTATGAAGATTGGAAATAAGTATAAATCTCAGGCTATTATTGCTTTTAGCAATGAAATATCTTATTGTGTTGTTAACTTTGATATTGAAAAATTGAAATTAACATTAAGCAAATATCCTGATTTACTTAAGCAGTTTAATACATTACTTAAAAAATAA
- a CDS encoding hybrid sensor histidine kinase/response regulator gives MNSNLNKPASILIVDDMPKNIQVLGNLLRQSNYNVEFATNGPEALEWVKVSKFDLILLDIMMPGMNGIEVCKILKDNPETKDIPIIFITAKSDSKDITLGFKTGAIDYITKPFNIDELLARVSTHLLIQSQNKELLYQNSFKNVLMSVIAHDLRTPLSIISNMINVATLKKEQQKFNELGEILEILDISIKESFLIVNDLLAWGKVQLGKIKINQTSFNLFDLIKEITYAFSTVTEKNNIKVNCNINSDIIIETDKELLKIVIRNIFNNAIKFTPINGEITINYNNIDSHLISIKDTGSGINKEKLHKLFSVDPDNFKKNTFTESGMGLGLFLIKDILEFISGKIIVESEEGKGSTFSVSLPK, from the coding sequence ATGAATTCTAATTTAAATAAACCGGCTTCTATTTTAATAGTCGATGACATGCCTAAGAATATTCAGGTACTTGGGAATCTTCTTAGACAATCCAATTACAATGTAGAGTTTGCAACTAATGGTCCGGAAGCATTAGAATGGGTAAAGGTGAGTAAATTTGATCTTATTTTGCTCGATATAATGATGCCAGGTATGAATGGCATTGAAGTTTGTAAGATATTAAAAGATAATCCTGAAACTAAAGATATTCCCATAATTTTCATAACAGCTAAAAGTGATTCAAAAGACATAACACTGGGATTTAAAACCGGAGCTATTGATTATATAACAAAGCCATTTAATATTGATGAACTTTTGGCAAGAGTTTCTACTCATTTATTAATTCAATCACAAAACAAAGAGTTATTGTACCAAAACTCATTTAAAAATGTTCTAATGTCAGTTATTGCACACGATCTTAGAACTCCGTTATCAATTATTTCTAATATGATTAATGTTGCAACATTAAAAAAAGAACAACAAAAGTTTAATGAATTAGGGGAAATATTAGAAATATTAGATATCTCGATTAAAGAGTCTTTTTTAATAGTAAACGATCTGCTTGCCTGGGGAAAGGTTCAACTTGGTAAAATAAAAATTAATCAAACATCTTTCAATTTATTTGATTTGATAAAAGAAATAACATACGCTTTTTCCACTGTTACCGAAAAAAATAATATTAAAGTAAACTGTAATATCAATTCAGATATTATTATTGAAACTGATAAAGAATTATTAAAAATTGTTATCAGAAATATTTTTAATAATGCAATTAAATTTACACCAATAAATGGAGAAATAACAATAAATTATAACAATATTGACTCACATTTAATAAGCATTAAAGATACTGGCTCAGGAATAAATAAGGAAAAATTGCATAAATTATTCTCTGTTGATCCTGATAATTTCAAAAAAAATACATTTACAGAATCTGGAATGGGGTTGGGTTTATTTTTGATTAAAGACATTTTAGAATTTATTTCCGGAAAAATTATAGTAGAAAGTGAAGAAGGAAAAGGAAGTACATTTTCTGTAAGTCTTCCTAAATAG
- a CDS encoding T9SS type A sorting domain-containing protein: MKSLTLIFAVILISSGLFAQNGLDYMGIPTEQNSQLVNEYIPVKNTNAVIIPILKQFASPTSMPTSITYHDGLLWVTGYNDYVVYKVSTITGNVVGTFPVSIQKPYGITFKNDNVFILDNISKNIFEYTETGTLLDSFNLSNVASHVYPTGLCYTGNEFWYNDTKGPNPSATNDSTYSFSQQLLLNNSFEAAGAFPTGIAFDGNHIWINDNPSQATNMMDPITHSVLKSFKTPGGAYPNGIAYDGEGLWIINNSSDSIYFMIPEGITNINSEKQLTNGINIYSYGSQIIFNYNEIWKGSDFVIYDLTSKEIYKNKISGDNSFILNQLNFNEGIYIVSVINKENIYSEKILLSR, from the coding sequence ATGAAATCGCTTACATTAATTTTTGCAGTAATATTAATAAGTTCAGGCTTATTTGCACAAAACGGATTAGACTATATGGGAATACCAACTGAACAAAATTCTCAATTAGTAAATGAATATATTCCTGTAAAAAACACAAATGCTGTAATAATACCTATTTTAAAACAATTTGCATCACCTACTTCAATGCCAACATCAATTACATATCACGATGGATTATTATGGGTAACCGGTTATAATGATTATGTTGTTTATAAGGTTTCTACAATAACAGGAAATGTTGTTGGTACATTCCCTGTTTCAATTCAAAAACCATATGGTATTACATTTAAAAATGACAATGTATTTATTTTAGATAACATATCTAAAAATATATTTGAATATACTGAAACAGGCACTTTATTAGATAGTTTTAACCTTTCAAATGTAGCAAGTCATGTATACCCTACCGGATTATGCTATACTGGAAATGAATTCTGGTATAATGACACTAAAGGTCCTAATCCTTCAGCAACAAACGACTCTACATATTCATTCTCTCAACAATTATTATTAAACAATTCATTTGAAGCAGCTGGCGCTTTCCCTACAGGTATAGCATTTGATGGAAATCATATATGGATAAATGATAATCCTAGTCAGGCCACAAATATGATGGATCCAATTACTCACTCTGTTCTAAAATCATTTAAAACTCCTGGAGGTGCATATCCAAATGGTATTGCATATGACGGTGAAGGCTTATGGATAATTAATAACTCATCTGATTCTATTTATTTTATGATTCCTGAAGGAATAACAAATATCAATTCAGAAAAACAATTAACCAATGGCATTAATATTTATTCATATGGAAGCCAGATTATTTTTAACTATAACGAAATCTGGAAGGGTAGCGATTTTGTTATTTACGATTTAACTTCAAAAGAAATATATAAAAATAAAATATCCGGCGATAATTCATTTATACTGAATCAACTTAATTTTAATGAAGGAATATACATTGTAAGTGTTATTAATAAAGAAAATATTTACTCTGAGAAAATACTTTTATCCCGTTAA